The proteins below come from a single Oenanthe melanoleuca isolate GR-GAL-2019-014 chromosome Z, OMel1.0, whole genome shotgun sequence genomic window:
- the LOC130264653 gene encoding pinin-like isoform X2, translating to MTTEMDGNCAICQDTWDDVASALPCGHLFCQVCILQWAQINPVCPLCRRTIDTVRFSDNADKSLEIVIPAPEQLPAATSQAGRAPGGQDENSPHPPVLPHPSSQETPPRAVGGVLPEVWAQLFRQQRELLDPVRTWLRQRTETVCGELWWLAESCILYLLYVYGPHQEIMIEGLQSVLEEHTVPLIQDTIDIIVRHCSSGAQRLLRSSAAADENDSPAASSRSSSSSSSSSSSSSSSSSSSSSSSSSSQMGTPASSSPALSMEEEEATTGAAAQPRGHSHPPSVTMSAGQDRPQQEPEQEVMLAGLSAQSSRPRSPDPQHPPKKRAPEPQDSPPTCKRFPRQQN from the coding sequence ATGACCACAGAGATGGATGGCAACTGTGCCATCTGCCAGGACACCTGGGATGATGTGgcttctgctctgccctgtggcCACCTTTTCTGCCAGGTCTGCATCCTGCAGTGGGCACAGATAAATCCTGTGTGCCCACTCTGCAGAAGAACGATAGATACTGTCAGGTTTTCTGACAACGCAGACAAGTCTCTGGAGATTGTCATCCCAGCCCCcgagcagctgccagcagccacgagccaggcagggagagctcctgGTGGCCAGGATGAGAACAGCCCTcatccccctgtgctgccccatccctcttCTCAAGAGACACCACCCCGAGCTGTCGGCGGTGTCCTGCCTGAGGTCTGGGCACAACTTTTCCGCCAGCAACGGGAACTTCTGGATCCTGTGCGGACTTGGCTGCGCCAAAGGACAGAGACCGTGTGTGGGGAGCTGTGGTGGCTGGCAGAGAGCTGCATCCTGTACCTGCTCTATGTGTATGGGCCACACCAGGAGATCATGATCGAGGGTTTGCAGAGTGTCCTGGAGGAGCACACAGTGCCACTAATCCAGGACACCATCGACATCATTGTGAGACACTGCAGCTCGGgggcccagaggctgctgcGCTCCAGTGCTGCTGCGGATGAGAAtgacagcccagcagccagcagcagatccagctccagctccagctccagctccagctccagctccagctccagctccagctccagctccagctcctccagctctcaAATGGGgactccagccagcagcagccctgcactctccatggaggaggaggaagccaCCACAGGAGccgctgcccagcccagggggcaCAGCCACCCCCCAAGTGTCACCATGTCAGCAGGGCAGGACCggccccagcaggagccagagcaggaggtgaTGTTGGCAGGTTTatctgcccagagcagcaggccCAGATCTCCTGATCCTCAGCATCCCCCAAAGAAAAGGGCCCCTGAGCCCCAGGACTCTCCCCCCACCTGCAAGAGATTCCCCCGCCAGCAGAACTAA